The DNA region CTGGCCGGCGCGCTGCTGGACGAGATGGCCGTCCGGGGCCTGCAGCCGGGCGTGGACGTGCGGGTGATCGGCTTCGACAACCAGCCGTGGGCGGCGGCGCGCGGAATCACCACGCTGCACCAGCCGGTGGAGAGCATGGGGTACGAGGCGGCCACGCTGCTGCTCACGCGCCTGAACGGGTACCGCGGCCCGGCCCGCGCGCGGCGGTTCGAGCCGAGCCTGATCGTGCGCGGCAGCGCCTAACCAGATCCAGAGGGCTACACGCGGGCGCGCAGGCCGATCAGCAGCCCGGCCGTGAACGCCCCCGCGAAAGGCAGGTTGGCGGTCAGGACGCGGCCCAGCCACTGTGCGCCCTGCTCGCCGCCCTGGCGCAGCCACGGCTCGGTGAGGGCCTGGAGTTTCAGCCAGTTCACGCTGACCAGCTCGAAGTACGCCATGACCTGAATGGCGATGAACAGCACGCCCACCACGACCAGCACCACCCGCCCGATCCATTTCAGGGCTAGGCCCGTCGCGAAGCCCAGCAGCGCGCCCACGCTCAGGTCCGGCAGCACCGGCCCCAGGGCGTCCATCAGGCCGGCCGCGGCGGGCGCGGCTTCGGGCGTGGGGGTGGGGGGCGGGGCCGTCAAAGCAGGCGCATGGTAGTGCATCCCCGCGCGGGGTGGGGCCGGGGGGGCCTCAGCCAATATGCTGACGATTTCATGAGCGTACTTGGTATCGTGGGGGGGTCGTGACCCCGCTTTCCGATCCTCCCCCGGTGAATCCGCACGGGCCTGAACTGGCGCAGGACCCCCTGACGTCCGTGCCGGACGCCGCGCCACCGGACGTCATCACGCCCGACCTGTACGCGCGGCTGCTGGGCGGCGAGGAACAGGCGTGGTTCGAGTTCGTGCAGGCCTACGAAGGCCGCATGTACGGTTACCTGTACCGCCTGGAAGGCAACAGCGAGGACGCCCTGGACCTCACCCAGGAGGTCTTCTACCGCGCGTGGCGCAGCTTCCGCACCTTCCGGGCCGGGGAGCGGGTGCTGCCGTGGCTGTACCAGGTGGCGCGCAACACGCAGATCGAATCCCACCGCCGCAAGCAGCTGCAGCGCTTCAGTCTGGAAGAGGCGCGGGAGGACGTGGGCTTCGAGGTGACGAGCACCGCCGCGTCCCCGGTGGCGCGGGCCGAGAGCGCCGACGCGCAGGACCGGGTGCAGCGGGCGCTGCTGCAACTCCCGGAGGAGTACCGCGAGGCGGTGGTGCTGCGCTTCGTGGAGGACCTGACCTACGACGAGATCGCGCAGGTGCAGGGCGTGGCGGTCGGCACCGCGAAAAGCCGGGTGTTCCGCGCCAAGGAGCAGCTCGCGGCGCTGCTCTCCGGCGTGGCCGACCTGCACTGAGCCCCCTGCACGGTGGCGAGCGGTGACGGGTTTCTGATGTTGCCGCCCACCTCACGGTGCGCGGCGCCGCCGGCCCGCTAGGCTGGGGCGTGATGTCAAGGCGCCGCGCCGCTCCCCTCCTGACCCTGGCCCTGGCCGCCCTGCCGTGGGACGTGCTCGCGCAGACCGGCACGACCACCACGTCCTTCCGCGTCGGTTACCAGGCCGACGGGGCGCTGCAGGCGCCGCTCTCCGTGACGTTTTACGCTGCGGCCCCGGCCGAGTACCGCATCCAGTGGGATTTCGGGGACGGCACGGGCGCCCAGGGCCCGGCGCAGGCGCACGTGTACTACCGCCCCGGCACGTACGAGGTGGGCGTGACGCTGCTGGACGCCCGGGGCCGCGTGGCCGGGCAGTCCAGCCTGAAGGTGAACGTGGTGACCAACGGCCCGGAACGCGCCGAACTGACCCTGCTGCCCGGCCGGGGCCAGCTGCGCGTGAGCGGCCAGGGCAGCGTGGTGTACGCCCCGGCCGCCCCGCAACTCACGGTGAACGGGCAGGCGGTCGCGGCCGGGGCAGCCACGCGCGTCGGCAACGGGCGGGTCACGGTGCAGTCCAGCGTGCGGTCCTCGGCGGGCACGCTGCTGTCCAAGTCCGTGCAGTTCACCATGGCGGACCTGGGCGGCAGCGCGCCCTTCGAGCTGGAGGTCCTGCGCCTGACCAACCAGGCCCGCGCCGGCGGCTGGAACTGCCAGACGCTGAAGCCCGGCGGGCGGGCGCTGGCGCCGCTGAGGCAGGACGCCGCGCTGGACGAGGCGGCGCTGGCCCAGTCGGCCGGCATGGCCCTGGCCGGGTACTTCGCGCACGAGAGCGCCCTGGACGGCAGCACGCCCCTGCGGCGTGCCCAGGCGACCGGCGCGCGGTTCCAGGTGGTCGCGGAGAACATCGCGGCCGGACAGGAGACGCCGCAGGAGGTCGTGACCGGGTGGCTGCGCAGCCCCGGGCACTGCAAGAACATCATGGGCGATTTCACGCGGATCGGGCTGTCGTTCGTGAACCGGCCGGGCACGAAGTACGTGCGGTACTGGACGCAGGTGTTCGCGCAGCCCTGAGCGGCTTCAGTCGGTGCGGGCCCGTTCGGTCAGCAGCGGGGACGGCTGGCCCAGGATCAGCGTGGCGATCAGCCCGCCGCCCTGCGCGTTTCGCAGGGTGACGTCCCCGCCGTGCGCGCGGGCGTAGCGCCGGACCAGCGACAGGCCCAGGCCCTGCCCCTCGGCGAGCCCGCGGGGCCCGCGTTCGTACGGCAGGAACAGCTGCTCGTGCAGGCTCTCGCGGATGCCCTCGCCGTAATCGCGCACGCTCACCTCGGGGTGGCCGTCCAGTTCGTACAGGGTCACGTCCACGCGACCGGTGGTGTACTTCAGGGCGTTTTCCAGCAGGTTCTCGATCAGCTGCTGCACCCGGTGCGCGTCCACCGGCCAGAACAGCGGCGTGGGGGGCGTGGTGATGCTCACCCGCGGCTGGGACAAGGAGCGCACCAGCACGCCCAGGTCCACGTGCTGCACGCGCAGGGTCACGTCCAGGTACAGGTCGTGCAGACGAGTCAGGTCGGCCCGCTGGCTGAGCTGCATCACGCTGTCGTCGATCAGGTCCAGCAGTTCGCCCTGCCGCTCGCCCGGCGCGGTGCGCAGCAGGTCGGTGGCGAGCAGCAGGCGCTGCAGCGGGCGGCGCAGCTCATGGTTGGCGAGGCTGAGCGCCTGCCGCTGCCGGGTTTCGCGCCGGGTGCGGCGTTCGCGTTCGGCGCGCCACATCACCAGGGCGCGCACGGTGAGCAGCATACTGAACAGCGCGGTCAGGAAGGCCGTGATCAGCAGCGCACGCTGGAGGGCGAGCAGGGCGGCGCGGGTGTCCGTCTCGACCACCCGGGCGTACTGCAGGGCCTGCGAGTTCAGGCGCAGCGCGGCGTTCAGGGCCTGCCGGGCGCCGTCAGGGCTGTGGGCCGCCAGGGCCGCCTGCACGTCCAGCAGCCGCATGTCGCCCTCGGCCTCGACGGCGGGCAGCTGCGTGAAGTTCTGTGCCCTAAGAGAGCTGTCCACGGCCCTCTGGTAGGCCTCCTCCTGGCTCTCGGCGGTGCGGGCGGGGTCCTGCAGTGCGAGGTAGTAGGCCTGGACGTCCTGCACGAGGCTCTGGTAGCTGTTGGCCTGCCAGTTGCTCTCCCGTTCGATCAGGGTGCGGTAGGCAGGCTGCGTGGCGTTGAGCAGCAGGGTCACGCTCAGGGCGGCCGGGGCGAGCAGCAGCAGCAGTTCCCGCTGGTAGATGCGGCGCGGCACGGCGCGCAGCATGCTCCGCAGGTTGGTGAGGGACCGGAGGGGACGGATGACCATAACGGGGCGGGGACAGCGCCCCCTCACTCTAGTGCAGGGGGCCTGAGCGCGGGGGCCCGGCGTGCCTGAACGGCAGATGAGGGAAGCGCGCGGGTTTCTGACGGGGCGGGTCAGGCGCCCATCATGTGACGCACGCACACTTCAGGCATGAAACAGCTCAAGCATGGCTTCCTTCCCCTGACCGTCACGCTGGCCGCCGTGAGCGCCTCGCTGCTCGGCGCGGCGCACGCGGCCGGCCCGGTCCTGAGCGCGCAGAGCATCATCGTGAACCCCACGCCCAGCCCCGTGAACGTGCGCGTCTGGACCGACCGGGACCGCACCGGCACGGCCACGCCCAATTACCTGCCCGGCGAGAAGATCCGCCTGTACACCAGCGTGTCGCAGGACAGCTACGTGTACCTGTTCAACGTGGACCCGAACGGCAAGGTGGACCTGATCCTGCCCAACCGCTTCCAGGGCGGCGGCAACTTCATCAAGGCGAACACCACCAAGGTGTTCCCGGACGGGAACGATCCCTTCACCTTCGACATCGCCGCGCCGTACGGCGTGAACAAGGTCCTGGCGCTGGCCAGCCGCACGCCGCTGAACATCGACCAGATCGCCAGCTTCAAGAGCCAGCAGAGCAGCTTCGCCAGCGTGAGCGTGCAGGGCCAGGGCCAGCTCGCCCAGGCGCTGAGCATCGTGGTCCGCCCGGTGGACCAGACCACCTGGGACAGCGCGGTCGCGTACTACAACGTCGCCCAGATGCGCGCCTCGGCCCAGCCGGTGCAGCCCGCCAGCCCCATCGTGACCACGCCGCCCCGCACCGCGCAGGCCCTGAGTGTGACGGTCACGCCCGCCAACCCCTGGGGCACCGCGAAGAAGTGGGAGACGGTCACCGACACCCGCATCCCCATGGCCACCCTGCACGCCGATTACGTGAAGCGCCTGCAGGCCGAGGGGTACGTGCTGACGGGCACCAAGCGCAGCGGGAACAAGATCGAGTCGAAGTTCACGAAGGCCGGCGGTGGGAAGGCCGAGCTGAGCCTGAAGCAGAAGGGCAACCGCATCGAGGTCGAACTCGAACGCAAGTAACGCCGCAAAAATCAGCCAATCAGGGGCCGCCACGTGGCGGCCCTTTGACGTGCGTGTCCGGCCAGCCGGGCACCCCGGCGTGCGGGGCGGGGCGGGTCTGGTACGCTGGGGGCCGTTCCTATGCCGAGGATCAGTCCTTGCCTGCCCCGCGCCCTGCCTGCCTGCCCCGGCCTCTGCCGGGCGGCGCGGGCGGGTGCGGCGTCCCGGCTGATGAATCAGCGCCGCGCGCCCTGAGTGACCGTGTGCCCTCCCGGACCGGTCGGGCGTGCCCGCATGGGGTCCGGGGTGGGCCGCGTCCACCGGGGCGCTGACCTTGCCGACCATCCCCCATTCCAGACAGTGTTCCCGTGAGTCCTGTGGAGGCCCCATGACCCGCAAGAAGACGAGTAAGACCCCCGCGCCCGACGCGCCCGCACCTGCCCCTGACGCCTTCCAGGCTTCGGCGGCGGCGTACGACGCGGCCGGGGACATGTTCCAGATTCTCGCGCCGGACGGCACGGTCGTCCGCCCGGAGGCGCTGCCCAGCCCGGAGCAGCGCGTGCACCTGTACCGGCAGATGCGCCGCGCCCGGCAGTTCGACGAGCGCGGCTGGGTGCTGTACCGCCAGGGCCGCCTGGGCGTGTTCCCGCCCTTCGGGGGCATGGAGGCCAGCCAGTGCGGCACGGCCGCCGCGCTCACCAGCGACGACTGGCTGTTTCCCACGTACCGCGACACCGGCGCCGCCCTGACGCTGGGCCTGCCGATCGCGCGGACGCTGGCGTACTGGCGCACCAGCCCGCACGGGTGGGCCATGCCGGAGAACCTGAAGGTGCTGCCCTTCTACATTCCCATCGCCACGCAGTACCCGCACGCGGTGGGGGCGGCGCTGGCCGAGGCCCGGAAGGGCACGAAGAACGTCGCCATGGCGTTCATCGGGGACGGCGGCAGCAGCGAGGGGGACTTCCACGAGGCGCTGAACTTCGCCGGGGCCCTGAACGCGCCGTGCGTGTTCATCCTGCAGAACAACGGCTGGGCGATCAGCGTGCCCACCAGCACCCAGACGAAGGCCACCAACCTCAGCAAACGCGCCGAGGGCTACGGCATTCCCGGCGTGCGCGTGGACGGCAACGACGTCCTGGCCACCTGGCACGTGACGAACGAGGCCGTGCAGCGCGCCCGGCAGGGCGGCGGGCCCACCTTGATCGAGACCGTCACGTACCGCGTGAAGCCGCACACCGTCGCGGACGACCCCAGCCGCTACCGCACCGAGGAAGAGACCGCGAAGTGGACCGAGAAAGATCCCGTGGTGCGCCTGCAACAGCACCTGCTGAAAGAAGGCATCCTGACCGAGGAGCAGGACGCCGCGCTGCTGGCCGAGGTCGCCGCGGAGTTCGAGGAGGCGCTGAAGGAAGCCGACGCGTACCCCGACCCCACCCCGGCGGAGATTCTGGATCACGTGTTCGCGGAGCCCACCCCGAACCTCGTGAAGCAGCGGGCGCAGATTCTCGCGGAGGTGGACGCATGACGGCCGTGGCAGGCAGGAAGACGATGACGATGGTCGCGGCCATCAACGACGCGCTGGACATCGCGCTGACCCAGGACCCCGCGGTGCACATCTTCGGGGAGGACGTGGGCGTGATGGGCGGCGTGTTCCGCGCCACCGACGGCCTGCAAGCCAAGCACGGCGTGGCGCGCGTGTTCGACACCCCGCTGGCCGAGGCGAGCATCGTCGGGATGGGCATCGGGATGGGTCTGGCGGGCCTGAAACCGGTCGCGGAGATCCAGTTCGCGGGGTTCCTGTACCCGGCGCTGGACCAGATCCTGTCGCACCTGGGCCGCTACCGGCACCGCACCCGCAGCCGCTACCACCTGCCCATGGTGGTCCGCGCGCCGTACGGCGGCGGGGTGCACACGCCCGAGCAGCACGCCGACAGCCCCGAGGCGATCCTGGCGCACACGCCGGGCGTGAAGGTCGTGATTCCCAGCACGCCGGCGGACGCCAAGGGCCTGCTGCTCGCGGCGATCGCGGACCCGGACCCGGTGTTCTTCTTCGAGGCGATCAAGCTGTACCGCAGCGTGAAGGAGGAGGTGCAGGAGGGGCACTACACCCTGCCGATCGGCAAGGCGCGGATCGTGACGCCGGGCGACGACGTGACGGTGGTCTGCTACGGCGGCATGGTGGAGGTCGCTACGCGCGCCGCCGAAGCCGCGCGGCAGGCGGGCATCGGGGTGGAGGTCATCGACCTGCGCAGCCTGGTGCCGCTGGACACCGACACCATCCTGAGCAGCGTGGAGAAGACCGGGCGCGTGGTGATCGTGTCCGAGGCGCCGCGCACGAGCGGGTTC from Deinococcus ficus includes:
- a CDS encoding FUN14 domain-containing protein codes for the protein MTAPPPTPTPEAAPAAAGLMDALGPVLPDLSVGALLGFATGLALKWIGRVVLVVVGVLFIAIQVMAYFELVSVNWLKLQALTEPWLRQGGEQGAQWLGRVLTANLPFAGAFTAGLLIGLRARV
- a CDS encoding RNA polymerase sigma factor; the protein is MTSVPDAAPPDVITPDLYARLLGGEEQAWFEFVQAYEGRMYGYLYRLEGNSEDALDLTQEVFYRAWRSFRTFRAGERVLPWLYQVARNTQIESHRRKQLQRFSLEEAREDVGFEVTSTAASPVARAESADAQDRVQRALLQLPEEYREAVVLRFVEDLTYDEIAQVQGVAVGTAKSRVFRAKEQLAALLSGVADLH
- a CDS encoding CAP domain-containing protein; its protein translation is MSRRRAAPLLTLALAALPWDVLAQTGTTTTSFRVGYQADGALQAPLSVTFYAAAPAEYRIQWDFGDGTGAQGPAQAHVYYRPGTYEVGVTLLDARGRVAGQSSLKVNVVTNGPERAELTLLPGRGQLRVSGQGSVVYAPAAPQLTVNGQAVAAGAATRVGNGRVTVQSSVRSSAGTLLSKSVQFTMADLGGSAPFELEVLRLTNQARAGGWNCQTLKPGGRALAPLRQDAALDEAALAQSAGMALAGYFAHESALDGSTPLRRAQATGARFQVVAENIAAGQETPQEVVTGWLRSPGHCKNIMGDFTRIGLSFVNRPGTKYVRYWTQVFAQP
- a CDS encoding sensor histidine kinase, producing the protein MLRAVPRRIYQRELLLLLAPAALSVTLLLNATQPAYRTLIERESNWQANSYQSLVQDVQAYYLALQDPARTAESQEEAYQRAVDSSLRAQNFTQLPAVEAEGDMRLLDVQAALAAHSPDGARQALNAALRLNSQALQYARVVETDTRAALLALQRALLITAFLTALFSMLLTVRALVMWRAERERRTRRETRQRQALSLANHELRRPLQRLLLATDLLRTAPGERQGELLDLIDDSVMQLSQRADLTRLHDLYLDVTLRVQHVDLGVLVRSLSQPRVSITTPPTPLFWPVDAHRVQQLIENLLENALKYTTGRVDVTLYELDGHPEVSVRDYGEGIRESLHEQLFLPYERGPRGLAEGQGLGLSLVRRYARAHGGDVTLRNAQGGGLIATLILGQPSPLLTERARTD
- a CDS encoding DUF4384 domain-containing protein, whose protein sequence is MKQLKHGFLPLTVTLAAVSASLLGAAHAAGPVLSAQSIIVNPTPSPVNVRVWTDRDRTGTATPNYLPGEKIRLYTSVSQDSYVYLFNVDPNGKVDLILPNRFQGGGNFIKANTTKVFPDGNDPFTFDIAAPYGVNKVLALASRTPLNIDQIASFKSQQSSFASVSVQGQGQLAQALSIVVRPVDQTTWDSAVAYYNVAQMRASAQPVQPASPIVTTPPRTAQALSVTVTPANPWGTAKKWETVTDTRIPMATLHADYVKRLQAEGYVLTGTKRSGNKIESKFTKAGGGKAELSLKQKGNRIEVELERK
- the pdhA gene encoding pyruvate dehydrogenase (acetyl-transferring) E1 component subunit alpha, whose product is MTRKKTSKTPAPDAPAPAPDAFQASAAAYDAAGDMFQILAPDGTVVRPEALPSPEQRVHLYRQMRRARQFDERGWVLYRQGRLGVFPPFGGMEASQCGTAAALTSDDWLFPTYRDTGAALTLGLPIARTLAYWRTSPHGWAMPENLKVLPFYIPIATQYPHAVGAALAEARKGTKNVAMAFIGDGGSSEGDFHEALNFAGALNAPCVFILQNNGWAISVPTSTQTKATNLSKRAEGYGIPGVRVDGNDVLATWHVTNEAVQRARQGGGPTLIETVTYRVKPHTVADDPSRYRTEEETAKWTEKDPVVRLQQHLLKEGILTEEQDAALLAEVAAEFEEALKEADAYPDPTPAEILDHVFAEPTPNLVKQRAQILAEVDA
- a CDS encoding alpha-ketoacid dehydrogenase subunit beta — its product is MTAVAGRKTMTMVAAINDALDIALTQDPAVHIFGEDVGVMGGVFRATDGLQAKHGVARVFDTPLAEASIVGMGIGMGLAGLKPVAEIQFAGFLYPALDQILSHLGRYRHRTRSRYHLPMVVRAPYGGGVHTPEQHADSPEAILAHTPGVKVVIPSTPADAKGLLLAAIADPDPVFFFEAIKLYRSVKEEVQEGHYTLPIGKARIVTPGDDVTVVCYGGMVEVATRAAEAARQAGIGVEVIDLRSLVPLDTDTILSSVEKTGRVVIVSEAPRTSGFHSEIAAIIAEEAIEFLHAPVVRVTGFDAPYPPFTAIEDVYRPNPVRVAKAIRQVMAY